Proteins from a genomic interval of Lycium ferocissimum isolate CSIRO_LF1 chromosome 2, AGI_CSIRO_Lferr_CH_V1, whole genome shotgun sequence:
- the LOC132046649 gene encoding uncharacterized protein LOC132046649 isoform X2, protein MNDSLAITASSLAITEKKPQRPGGCVGIFFQLFDWNRRFAKKKLFPKKLLSPARFKEASKKFGGDEKQPKIRLIANENSGGFPNAKNNGMTNARCESKREMKAPSLVARLMGLESMPAGPGGKSKKASASGIGNNMAEKLGAQPGGSDNEDMNFEKAEIKRELRPQKLQKTGLSERRPVSRFSAEALQLKTVLSRPRKHQPKLVSPVKSPRNVSGRNASRLIGAATRILEPGLQKNRAKCALTYPRYFSPLEDKADFAPHHSECPNSYVDSKTLKGASVPSCKNCGYLLHSKNGTPNVDEHQHPSSVLSPVSSYSEPSCQGPGINMPRLPIFGSRNQQEREIDDVSYCAELILGKRPISRSQIEMHGTRKGSNVKKDVSSVTHVHKQKQSQTSQYRERGLMKSKPSSLQSNKVLAATESTNNTKNFVAQNRRLGTSSCKFETERKPYSRRSDCLSPVRKKRLMNVSRQGESSVGRESRPCSDKTSRKDVFPISSVDKHSTKPKLPCFRESGTINDRSEGSNVVSFTFKSAMKQKAGIHGEVTKRKSQHSSSFDATTGRSFFKGNDETACLQKSFPLKGDILGALLEQKLKELTSEEEFAEGGAAPRKSTATILQELITALNAERQFHLDSLPLRPSRKEELCGDGDVSSRNTCMNFQSTPDSATVGNSLDIDHRSPGCVLEATFSNDSYLSSSPNSSSKDKLLAEFVDSISDEPLFPEPDRDLSDCATSLFTRRSYRALITDHVNNISRVLSKIDQLKGSKLSYAKEVVLNTELIFGATREQQALPVDDGFSLSQFFLNELEMLSSLLWMTFGQLLGCNDPKQMSQLKGFAFDCLLEYLDSKFGRYSDSGFRTWTRLPSSMTKEILIADIIEEVKEWTEFVGLIPDELIEWDMSHSLGKWTDFEIEEFECGTEVDRHILQVLVDEVVLDLYGSS, encoded by the exons ATGAATGACAGTTTAGCTATAACAGCATCATCATTAGCCATTACTGAGAAAAAACCTCAAAGGCCTGGAGGTTGTGTGGGCATTTTCTTTCAGCTCTTTGATTGGAACCGTAGATTTGCCAAGAAGAAGCTGTTTCCAAAGAAACTGCTTTCACCAG CTCGCTTTAAAGAGGCTTCAAAGAAGTTTGGAGGGGATGAGAAGCAGCCAAAGATTCGTTTG ATTGCTAATGAGAACAGTGGGGGTTTTCCAAATGCAAAGAACAATGGAATGACTAATGCTCGTTGTGAAAGCAAGCGCGAGATGAAAGCTCCAAGTTTGGTTGCTAGGCTCATGGGTTTGGAATCAATGCCTGCAGGACCAGGTGGTAAGTCCAAAAAGGCTTCAGCTTCTGGAATTGGGAACAATATGGCAGAGAAGCTTGGTGCTCAGCCTGGCGGATCTGATAATGAAGATATGAATTTTGAGAAGGCCGAAATAAAGCGTGAATTGAGGCCTCAAAAGCTTCAAAAGACAGGGCTGAGCGAGAGACGTCCGGTCAGCAGATTTAGTGCTGAAGCATTGCAGTTGAAGACTGTATTATCAAGGCCAAGGAAACATCAGCCTAAGTTGGTTTCCCCAGTAAAAAGTCCTAGAAATGTTTCTGGTAGGAATGCATCTAGGTTGATTGGGGCTGCAACTAGAATTTTGGAACCGGGGTTGCAAAAGAATAGGGCGAAATGTGCTCTCACTTATCCTAGATATTTTTCTCCCTTAGAGGATAAAGCAGATTTTGCACCACACCATTCGGAATGCCCTAATTCCTATGTGGATTCAAAGACTTTGAAAGGAGCATCTGTGCCTTCATGTAAAAATTGTGGTTATTTGCTTCATAGTAAGAATGGTACACCAAATGTGGATGAACACCAACACCCATCGTCTGTTTTGTCACCTGTTTCCAGTTACTCTGAACCTTCTTGTCAAGGTCCAGGAATAAATATGCCAAGGTTGCCCATTTTTGGCAGCAGGAATCAACAAGAGAGAGAAATAGATGATGTATCATACTGTGCAGAACTCATATTGGGCAAGAGACCTATAAGCAGAAGTCAAATAGAGATGCATGGCACCCGCAAAGGGAGCAATGTGAAGAAGGATGTATCATCTGTCACTCATGTGCATAAGCAGAAGCAAAGTCAAACATCTCAGTATAGAGAGAGAGGTCTTATGAAGTCTAAGCCAAGTAGTCTGCAGAGCAACAAAGTTTTAGCAGCTACAGAATCTACGAATAATACCAAAAATTTTGTTGCACAGAACAGAAGGTTAGGTACATCCAGCTGCAAGTTTGAAACTGAAAGAAAACCTTATTCAAGGAGAAGTGATTGCCTCTCTCCGGTGCGGAAGAAGAGATTGATGAATGTCTCTAGACAAGGTGAAAGTTCTGTGGGAAGAGAATCAAGACCTTGTTCAGACAAAACAAGTAGAAAAGATGTTTTTCCGATTTCCTCTGTTGATAAGCACTCCACTAAACCAAAGCTGCCATGTTTCCGAGAAAGTGGCACAATCAATGATAGGTCTGAGGGAAGTAATGTTGTTTCATTTACATTTAAATCTGCGATGAAGCAGAAGGCTGGCATTCATGGAGAAGTCACAAAAAGGAAGTCTCAACATAGCTCAAGTTTTGATGCTACTACAGGGAGATCCTTCTTTAAAGGAAATGATGAAACAGCATGCTTGCAGAAATCCTTTCCTTTGAAAGGGGACATTTTAGGAGCACTTTTGGAGCAAAAGCTAAAGGAATTGACTAGTGAAGAAGAGTTCGCAGAAGGGGGTGCTGCACCTAGAAAAAGCACTGCAACAATCCTTCAGGAGCTAATAACTGCTTTGAATGCAGAGAGACAATTTCATCTGGATAGTTTGCCTCTTAGACCTAGCAGAAAAGAAGAATTGTGTGGTGATGGTGACGTGTCTTCTAGAAATACTTGCATGAATTTCCAG TCCACACCAGATTCGGCAACTGTTGGCAATTCACTTGATATTGATCACCGTAGTCCAGGATGTGTTCTTGAAGCTACCTTTTCAAATGACAGCTACCTCTCCAGCAGTCCCAATAGTAGCTCAA AGGACAAATTGCTTGCTGAATTTGTGGACTCTATATCTGATGAACCCCTCTTTCCAGAACCTGATAGAGATCTTTCGGATTGTGCAACCTCTTTATTCACCAGGAGGAGTTACAGAGCACTGATCACAGACCATGTTAACAACATTTCTAGAGTGCTAAGCAAGATTGATCAGTTAAAAGGAAGCAAACTCAGTTACGCAAAAGAGGTCGTTTTGAATACTGAACTCATATTTGGAGCTACACGTGAACAACAGGCTCTACCTGTAGACGATGGGTTCTCTCTGAGCCAGTTTTTCCTGAATGAACTTGAAATGCTATCAAGTCTTCTATGGATGACGTTTGGTCAGCTGCTTGGCTGTAATGACCCAAAACAGATGAGTCAGCTTAAAGGATTTGCCTTTGATTGTCTATTAGAGTACCTAGACTCAAAATTTGGTCGATACTCTGATTCTGGTTTCAGAACCTGGACTAGACTGCCATCAAGTATGACTAAAGAGATTCTAATTGCTGATATTATTGAAGAGGTCAAAGAGTGGACAGAATTTGTTGGGTTGATCCCTGACGAGTTAATAGAATGGGATATGAGCCATTCTTTGGGTAAATGGACGGATTTTGAGATTGAAGAATTTGAATGTGGCACTGAAGTTGATAGGCATATTCTCCAAGTATTAGTAGATGAAGTTGTTTTAGACCTCTACGGTTCTAGTTAA
- the LOC132046650 gene encoding uncharacterized protein LOC132046650, translating into MAGTSESLLQTQNLNSLFTALDPKSLILSQFSNSDQPQFLQLTTDCFLMERGPRYKAYADLRDKKLRIKHMKQSIPEEEEMEYNPEFVLTPPKKQVKFQASFVTPPKRPKGSSILAQSVPDFSSALRKENRKPPPSMLPSLKEKSATPPPSKSGKFYGNIGGSKSVNSGEKRTGGMMTRKSYANVEELKGLASVARSAINGENRVGRTNRVANKTVLGYRQL; encoded by the coding sequence ATGGCAGGGACCAGTGAATCTCTTCTTCAAACTCAAAATCTTAACTCTCTCTTCACTGCACTCGACCCCAAGTCTTTAATTCTCTCACAATTTTCAAATTCTGATCAACCCCAATTCCTTCAACTCACTACTGACTGTTTTCTCATGGAGAGGGGACCTCGTTACAAAGCCTATGCTGATCTTAGAGATAAAAAACTACGAATAAAGCACATGAAACAATCAATccctgaagaagaagaaatggaatACAACCCCGAGTTTGTTTTGACCCCACCGAAGAAACAGGTGAAATTTCAAGCGAGTTTTGTAACACCACCTAAGAGGCCAAAAGGGTCATCGATTTTGGCTCAATCAGTGCCTGATTTTTCATCAGCATTGAGGAAAGAAAATCGAAAACCGCCACCCTCTATGCTGCCAAGTTTGAAGGAGAAGTCAGCTACGCCTCCTCCTTCAAAAAGTGGAAAGTTTTATGGGAATATTGGAGGTAGTAAATCAGTGAATTCAGGGGAAAAGAGGACTGGGGGTATGATGACTAGGAAgagttatgctaatgttgaggAACTGAAGGGATTAGCTTCTGTTGCAAGGAGTGCCATTAATGGAGAAAATAGAGTTGGAAGAACTAACAGAGTTGCTAACAAGACTGTTCTTGGATACAGACAATTATGA
- the LOC132048294 gene encoding uncharacterized protein LOC132048294: MKVNWEVKDCCNHDQVIFLVTIGVYIVCIFILWRTFIITPFKLITVFLHEVSHAIACKLTCGEVVGLEVHANEGGVTQTRGGLSWVILPAGYLGSSFWGMVLILASTNVLTAMIAAGCFIAALFIVLFLAKNWTLRGLCIGFIIFIGGIWAMQIETDVRMLRYVILFIGVMNSLFSVYDIYDDLISRRVNTSDAEKFAELCPCCCAGIFWGVLWGMISFAFLFGAMYLGLALLS; encoded by the exons ATGAAGGTGAATTGGGAGGTTAAGGATTGTTGTAAccatgaccaagtcatcttccTTGTCACCATTGGTGTCTACATCGTCTGCATTTTTATA TTATGGAGAACATTTATTATAACACCTTTCAAGCTCATTACTGTGTTTCTTCATGAAGTAAGCCATGCAATTGCTTGTAAGCTCACATGTGGTGAG GTGGTGGGCCTAGAAGTTCATGCTAATGAGGGGGGAGTGACACAAACGCGTGGTGGGCTTTCTTGGGTGATCTTGCCTGCTGGAT ATCTGGGTTCGTCTTTTTGGGGAATGGTTCTCATACTCGCATCGACAAATGTTCTCACCGCAATGATAGCTGCTGGCTGTTTTATTGCCGCTTTGTTTATCGTGCTCTTCCTTGCAAAAAAT TGGACACTTAGAGGACTTTGCATCG GATTTATCATTTTCATTGGTGGAATTTGGGCTATGCAAATAGAAACGGATGTTCGTATGCTCCGTTATGTTATTCTCTTCATAG GTGTTATGAACAGCTTGTTTTCAGTATATG ATATCTATGATGATTTAATATCTCGAAGAGTGAACACAAGTGATGCTGAGAAGTTTGCTGAACTTTGTCCGTGCTGTTGTGCTGGTATTTTTTGGGGAGTCCTCTG GGGAATGATATCTTTTGCATTTCTTTTTGGAGCTATGTACCTTGGACTTGCCCTTTTATCTTGA
- the LOC132047847 gene encoding uncharacterized protein LOC132047847 codes for MAIELCSDDSSPRISFSHDISQTDTAGIPSTNSSSSNSGLDFDFCVFHQSLDLESSSADELFFDGKILPIEMKRKIPPTLPPNKPLTKSHKLVIPHETSFKNEKLIKMKSGILDSNEKQSSKSFWRFKRSNSSSSSTSYARTLCPLALLSRSNSTGSTPSVKHKQNSQRSSSSLSNGHHQKPPLRKIPSNPYSSGIKINSVLNVPPANLFGLSSIFSSGKEKNKKR; via the coding sequence ATGGCGATTGAGTTATGTTCTGATGATTCGAGTCCTCGTATCTCTTTCTCGCACGACATTTCTCAAACAGATACTGCTGGAATTCCATCAACTAATTCATCCTCTTCTAACTCTggtcttgattttgatttttgtgtGTTTCATCAAAGccttgatcttgaatcttcttCAGCCGATGAGCTTTTCTTTGATGGTAAAATTCTCCCCAttgaaatgaagagaaaaattccTCCAACTCTTCCACCCAACAAGCCACTAACAAAAAGTCATAAGTTGGTCATCCCCCATGAGACGAGTTTCAAgaatgaaaaattgatcaaaatgaAAAGTGGGATTCTTGATTCGAATGAAAAACAAAGTTCAAAGTCATTTTGGAGATTCAAGCGCAGTAATAGTAGTAGCAGTAGTACTAGTTATGCAAGAACTTTATGTCCTTTGGCACTTTTATCTCGAAGTAATTCAACTGGTTCTACTCCAAGTGTGAAGCATAAACAGAATTCCCAGAGATCATCTTCCTCTCTTTCAAATGGTCATCATCAAAAACCTCCTTTGAGAAAGATTCCAAGTAATCCATACAGCAGTGGGATTAAAATCAACTCAGTATTAAATGTCCCTCCAGCAAATTTGTTTGGTTTGAGCTCTATCTTTTCAAGTGGCaaggaaaaaaacaagaagaggTGA
- the LOC132046649 gene encoding uncharacterized protein LOC132046649 isoform X1, protein MNDSLAITASSLAITEKKPQRPGGCVGIFFQLFDWNRRFAKKKLFPKKLLSPARFKEASKKFGGDEKQPKIRLIANENSGGFPNAKNNGMTNARCESKREMKAPSLVARLMGLESMPAGPGGKSKKASASGIGNNMAEKLGAQPGGSDNEDMNFEKAEIKRELRPQKLQKTGLSERRPVSRFSAEALQLKTVLSRPRKHQPKLVSPVKSPRNVSGRNASRLIGAATRILEPGLQKNRAKCALTYPRYFSPLEDKADFAPHHSECPNSYVDSKTLKGASVPSCKNCGYLLHSKNGTPNVDEHQHPSSVLSPVSSYSEPSCQGPGINMPRLPIFGSRNQQEREIDDVSYCAELILGKRPISRSQIEMHGTRKGSNVKKDVSSVTHVHKQKQSQTSQYRERGLMKSKPSSLQSNKVLAATESTNNTKNFVAQNRRLGTSSCKFETERKPYSRRSDCLSPVRKKRLMNVSRQGESSVGRESRPCSDKTSRKDVFPISSVDKHSTKPKLPCFRESGTINDRSEGSNVVSFTFKSAMKQKAGIHGEVTKRKSQHSSSFDATTGRSFFKGNDETACLQKSFPLKGDILGALLEQKLKELTSEEEFAEGGAAPRKSTATILQELITALNAERQFHLDSLPLRPSRKEELCGDGDVSSRNTCMNFQSTPDSATVGNSLDIDHRSPGCVLEATFSNDSYLSSSPNSSSSMVHLSSSPNSSSKDKLLAEFVDSISDEPLFPEPDRDLSDCATSLFTRRSYRALITDHVNNISRVLSKIDQLKGSKLSYAKEVVLNTELIFGATREQQALPVDDGFSLSQFFLNELEMLSSLLWMTFGQLLGCNDPKQMSQLKGFAFDCLLEYLDSKFGRYSDSGFRTWTRLPSSMTKEILIADIIEEVKEWTEFVGLIPDELIEWDMSHSLGKWTDFEIEEFECGTEVDRHILQVLVDEVVLDLYGSS, encoded by the exons ATGAATGACAGTTTAGCTATAACAGCATCATCATTAGCCATTACTGAGAAAAAACCTCAAAGGCCTGGAGGTTGTGTGGGCATTTTCTTTCAGCTCTTTGATTGGAACCGTAGATTTGCCAAGAAGAAGCTGTTTCCAAAGAAACTGCTTTCACCAG CTCGCTTTAAAGAGGCTTCAAAGAAGTTTGGAGGGGATGAGAAGCAGCCAAAGATTCGTTTG ATTGCTAATGAGAACAGTGGGGGTTTTCCAAATGCAAAGAACAATGGAATGACTAATGCTCGTTGTGAAAGCAAGCGCGAGATGAAAGCTCCAAGTTTGGTTGCTAGGCTCATGGGTTTGGAATCAATGCCTGCAGGACCAGGTGGTAAGTCCAAAAAGGCTTCAGCTTCTGGAATTGGGAACAATATGGCAGAGAAGCTTGGTGCTCAGCCTGGCGGATCTGATAATGAAGATATGAATTTTGAGAAGGCCGAAATAAAGCGTGAATTGAGGCCTCAAAAGCTTCAAAAGACAGGGCTGAGCGAGAGACGTCCGGTCAGCAGATTTAGTGCTGAAGCATTGCAGTTGAAGACTGTATTATCAAGGCCAAGGAAACATCAGCCTAAGTTGGTTTCCCCAGTAAAAAGTCCTAGAAATGTTTCTGGTAGGAATGCATCTAGGTTGATTGGGGCTGCAACTAGAATTTTGGAACCGGGGTTGCAAAAGAATAGGGCGAAATGTGCTCTCACTTATCCTAGATATTTTTCTCCCTTAGAGGATAAAGCAGATTTTGCACCACACCATTCGGAATGCCCTAATTCCTATGTGGATTCAAAGACTTTGAAAGGAGCATCTGTGCCTTCATGTAAAAATTGTGGTTATTTGCTTCATAGTAAGAATGGTACACCAAATGTGGATGAACACCAACACCCATCGTCTGTTTTGTCACCTGTTTCCAGTTACTCTGAACCTTCTTGTCAAGGTCCAGGAATAAATATGCCAAGGTTGCCCATTTTTGGCAGCAGGAATCAACAAGAGAGAGAAATAGATGATGTATCATACTGTGCAGAACTCATATTGGGCAAGAGACCTATAAGCAGAAGTCAAATAGAGATGCATGGCACCCGCAAAGGGAGCAATGTGAAGAAGGATGTATCATCTGTCACTCATGTGCATAAGCAGAAGCAAAGTCAAACATCTCAGTATAGAGAGAGAGGTCTTATGAAGTCTAAGCCAAGTAGTCTGCAGAGCAACAAAGTTTTAGCAGCTACAGAATCTACGAATAATACCAAAAATTTTGTTGCACAGAACAGAAGGTTAGGTACATCCAGCTGCAAGTTTGAAACTGAAAGAAAACCTTATTCAAGGAGAAGTGATTGCCTCTCTCCGGTGCGGAAGAAGAGATTGATGAATGTCTCTAGACAAGGTGAAAGTTCTGTGGGAAGAGAATCAAGACCTTGTTCAGACAAAACAAGTAGAAAAGATGTTTTTCCGATTTCCTCTGTTGATAAGCACTCCACTAAACCAAAGCTGCCATGTTTCCGAGAAAGTGGCACAATCAATGATAGGTCTGAGGGAAGTAATGTTGTTTCATTTACATTTAAATCTGCGATGAAGCAGAAGGCTGGCATTCATGGAGAAGTCACAAAAAGGAAGTCTCAACATAGCTCAAGTTTTGATGCTACTACAGGGAGATCCTTCTTTAAAGGAAATGATGAAACAGCATGCTTGCAGAAATCCTTTCCTTTGAAAGGGGACATTTTAGGAGCACTTTTGGAGCAAAAGCTAAAGGAATTGACTAGTGAAGAAGAGTTCGCAGAAGGGGGTGCTGCACCTAGAAAAAGCACTGCAACAATCCTTCAGGAGCTAATAACTGCTTTGAATGCAGAGAGACAATTTCATCTGGATAGTTTGCCTCTTAGACCTAGCAGAAAAGAAGAATTGTGTGGTGATGGTGACGTGTCTTCTAGAAATACTTGCATGAATTTCCAG TCCACACCAGATTCGGCAACTGTTGGCAATTCACTTGATATTGATCACCGTAGTCCAGGATGTGTTCTTGAAGCTACCTTTTCAAATGACAGCTACCTCTCCAGCAGTCCCAATAGTAGCTCAAGTATGGTCCACCTCTCCAGCAGTCCCAATAGTAGCTCAA AGGACAAATTGCTTGCTGAATTTGTGGACTCTATATCTGATGAACCCCTCTTTCCAGAACCTGATAGAGATCTTTCGGATTGTGCAACCTCTTTATTCACCAGGAGGAGTTACAGAGCACTGATCACAGACCATGTTAACAACATTTCTAGAGTGCTAAGCAAGATTGATCAGTTAAAAGGAAGCAAACTCAGTTACGCAAAAGAGGTCGTTTTGAATACTGAACTCATATTTGGAGCTACACGTGAACAACAGGCTCTACCTGTAGACGATGGGTTCTCTCTGAGCCAGTTTTTCCTGAATGAACTTGAAATGCTATCAAGTCTTCTATGGATGACGTTTGGTCAGCTGCTTGGCTGTAATGACCCAAAACAGATGAGTCAGCTTAAAGGATTTGCCTTTGATTGTCTATTAGAGTACCTAGACTCAAAATTTGGTCGATACTCTGATTCTGGTTTCAGAACCTGGACTAGACTGCCATCAAGTATGACTAAAGAGATTCTAATTGCTGATATTATTGAAGAGGTCAAAGAGTGGACAGAATTTGTTGGGTTGATCCCTGACGAGTTAATAGAATGGGATATGAGCCATTCTTTGGGTAAATGGACGGATTTTGAGATTGAAGAATTTGAATGTGGCACTGAAGTTGATAGGCATATTCTCCAAGTATTAGTAGATGAAGTTGTTTTAGACCTCTACGGTTCTAGTTAA
- the LOC132046648 gene encoding elongator complex protein 5 codes for MAETISRALRDGAFEGEHAPALTIKDTIHTPLGSFVFNHVLTQLTSNILAGKSQSRGVVLVALSRPPSFYAEVLKNKGFDVSSSSKWIRVLDCYSDPLGWKNKLMERGTLRNPYEESVLKTSLCKNLKELDKVLSSIVELGKEIVEEGKGRFAVAIDSVSEILSHSSLPSVARILSHLRSHDQVSCIFCLLHVDLHEAKVAATLEYLSTMHAEVEPIVQRTNGQRSTSEDLPMVEQCLKRGKFHVRFKRRNGRVRVMREELYVEGSGIKFTEVSSVDGLTAQSLVPKVQFNLELSEKERLDRAKVVLPFEHQGTGKPIQIYDGRKSLNGSETEEKQASVEKPQTTEDSGRGEIIYFRDSDDEMPDSDEDPDDDLDI; via the exons ATGGCGGAAACAATAAGCAGAGCTCTCCGTGACGGAGCATTCGAAGGAGAACACGCTCCTGCTCTTACTATAAAGGATACTATCCATACACCTCTCGGTTCCTTCGTCTTCAATCACGTGCttacacaactcacttccaataTTCTCGCCGGTAAATCACAATCTCG AGGTGTTGTGCTGGTTGCATTATCTCGGCCTCCATCGTTCTATGCTGAGGtgttgaaaaataaaggtttcGACGTTTCTTCATCAAGTAAATG GATAAGAGTTTTAGATTGCTATTCGGATCCACTTGGATGGAAAAACAAGTTGATGGAGAGAGGAACTTTAAGAAATCCGTATGAAGAGAGCGTTCTGAAAACTAGTTTATGTAAGAACTTGAAAGAATTGGACAAGGTTTTGTCTTCgattgttgaacttggaaaag AGATTGTTGAAGAGGGAAAAGGGAGATTTGCAGTTGCAATAGACTCG GTAAGTGAGATCTTGAGTCATTCATCTCTACCTTCTGTTGCAAGAATCTTAAGTCATCTTCGCAGTCATG ACCAGGTGTCATGCATATTTTGCTTGTTGCATGTGGACCTTCATGAGGCCAAGGTGGCTGCAACTCTTGAATATTTGTCCACTATGCATGCGGAGGTGGAACCAATAGTTCAAAGAACAAATGGACAGAGAAGCACCTCAGAGGACCTCCCGATGGTGGAACAGTGCCTTAAAAGGGGGAAGTTTCATGTACGCTTTAAACGCAGAAATGGACGTGTCAGAGTGATG AGGGAAGAACTTTATGTTGAGGGATCAGGCATCAAATTTACAGAAGTTTCCTCTGTAGATGGACTCACTGCCCAAAGTCTTGTTCCTAAG GTGCAATTCAATTTAGAGCTGTCAGAGAAGGAGAGATTGGACAGGGCGAAAGTCGTACTCCCATTTGAACACCAAG GAACTGGTAAACCCATTCAAATCTATGATGGTCGCAAATCCCTTAATGGAAGTGAAACTgaggagaaacaagcttcaGTTGAGAAACCGCAAACAACGGAGGATTCTGGGAGGGGTGAAATAATATATTTTCGGGATTCAGATGATGAGATGCCAGATTCAGATGAGGATCCTGATGATGATTTGGACATATGA